Proteins found in one Plasmodium coatneyi strain Hackeri chromosome 10, complete sequence genomic segment:
- a CDS encoding SICA antigen, translating to MGEVSKWTTEMLGEMMSGNNQGIGEEKCQNIKINGRRVTKEEKKVCEFIVQNLWNMKLMSTGPCENRSAADKMRDYVHCAVMKAWSYLYLQDHCDKGHVIQKAFDEMKKLSETLGTMGKVGQGFNTGVQCKECDYSEVLEPMKILSNFSLLGTILGAIRSKKEVMTLINKEPPQEQCTPEQKNAASELVANLMKNSGYVTTGLPLKVAQATTPETKFKYDFLLKWILARGDPSLNKINNAIWIELYTVFKDMMKNIDRDGFNDKGYCSERNWDSKTKELCKILLRLFFWMDGLKQKWEGKTGDERGYFYWDKRNDNEITPKDWKLQSYYRCLVGKVTMMSMLGTHCRMEKVLPIVTGGVGGMRMVKSSGKGNELCRGLNLRNLKMGRRLIWREVLQWINDYKREEPDLGMDLHVVQAGKTTLHRIRDEGQDEKYCPHEKKIERETLKQLEIRADSDEDLSLEEENEPLDKSALEGLLQKAKELQSQGQDAMAKQLDQSLKALSVKSRTRAPAIQQKGEDCKGKTDLCNRVNCVSDKWHQNRDHNNGVKWSNMESDINKEAEKMFDYISNKNADMETHCKGLSQPNSRIVTDPEKKACQYITSGLKYIYEIEIDQDDLKDKGGKKKESDGERKRKAADNRDFKQTMSCLLLNAYADKLQEKVTSPCTVDEATIRQAFGEGNKHHTKWCKDKSNGCEICNWDEKYKNCKIINGKNEGVEPKLNSLFQNNEKKNKLDKAMSDISTLCNRAQCVTTQRTRDKRKARGKTKRVVWEKNIWEEGDVEKILKDLSEAISKENGIDESLCKDTEKKGSTASDTEKKACNYIMRGLKHTYGIEKYGGGTNNEPENNRKFDQTMSCAALNVYADMLIEKTAGHACPILEEKIQKMFEKGNTKKEDWCVDKETGKSNNCDECKRQKCENAKIGGKNLWNEMKEKLLNGKDKSKIEENLSTITTLCKLSAQSEAAAKPVDHQPASPPNAEGSGKSETSQSSPGNSQSKSIKIKHEYDDPRELITLLDELDNQPNNPHPDDDKSDDYLNKGTWGEPGSSMGTVSVHKISTTTTSGPDTTVDPKNPGSSSPSATGTENTQGANDSTKQVQTNENINTLKPDDHIANVNKNNPPNSKPNTDTDQSSESGQTNQDGPSKGPDYSVSENSAEVSNKIDLSDLLTPYLPTIPLLMGISITTYLLWKYFAFLGKGRKRHRRAPQIRGPSLEQQIVDHVDQPGPQVLDECQRGDVALTKEDFFEILVQEFMGSEFIKGENVPKEDVPKEGVPKEQVPSSDSGFREEDFGLKEEVYREEVPKESVPCSDSGGNGSPPKQHQKKRGDNMTTAGSNVADAAAMRQQKFFTTLLTKWIMAKGMVPSKLENFKGDEAEQGERKREQGGEPDKGFNRTREERNRNKGGKETGQPESNRITGDIKTAIWVEFEKFWKDMMFNILDDGEEDKEMCTTFGENEEREKELCRILARMFLWMDGLKLGRNEAGGQDKFRWVQRGEEDEKLEEKELNSYLRCLIGKVTMVKMLGKHCLLREVAKTVAGGREKMRQKKGLGQGNQFCKNVDFGSLKLGNRFMWGEIEKWIDGYERTDDYGFGLSLVDKGNSKLHKISGEVKDSSICQEEGELDQTTLKNLEITVSNDDSKDLSLEDDKDTKTSGKVELEELVEKVQDAARENCKEKSDLCEKAKCVAKKLKTKTPGKSENEVWDDINTEATNMFEKISQDGSKTVPPYCIDSKPTSRIVTDPEERACQYITSGLQYIYDIPEDGDEAHKKENRALKQTMLCFVLNAYADMLKKEVKSPCEVSEETIQQAFTQGNNQFNKGCKEKKQDGTGYCVKCERDTNYAKCEVSEKKLWDEMKEKLFNGKERSEIQQTLTTISSLSNLCHRSQCVITQWSRDNSTTENRKWETDSWNDIKDRIKPLADSMSKAIENEHQYCNGMVGKNKEVCQYIARGLQHIYNIQGEGKDGDKGEHQQNYRLFKQTMACLILNEYGNLLKEKSCIDGSTLENAFNINGGLHETACKDKNNKCIQCKWDTCSNFKIGDKDIDRPKIKKELENMKESNTRHIGIFWNNDVNNQLKSLSEDMLKNKDSVDSDCNRIPGLDNANREACRFITAGLKHIYEIKRGRPQPGNDKEKEERKVDDNLIFHRTASCVLLNAFADRMIDQTKGQPCPVTEEEIKKMFNEGNTNKEDWCKGTYANGGKMECEVCERVPNLSCEIGNKKEYNVKNKVDEMFNDKGKNVESQNVLTTVNSINNALCARANCVTINWFKDRDEGGGKQNWCTYWDTDFKNRLMELSKDMTDSTKSMDDECKAFQGKGGSDDDANKKACQLITAGLKHIYGIQKTAVKETDQTKKDKAEKKAVHNVQFEQVMKCILLNTYTNKITQKCTTVQEEKIKIMFDKGNAKMVEWCKGKGPNGTGDCIKCERELTLDCTLNVDSNLWRPDNSCDIDKEKVKEKVEELIEGNNSKVDKPDQKKIKDALSAITDICPVKPATAAKPVAAKPAAVRPSAAGTGTWNPGSSSTGSTGNWNPGSSGTGSTGTWNPGSSGSGSTGTWNPGSSGSGSTGTWNPGSSGHGSTGIQNTGSPRPGSTGTWNPGSSSPGSTGHQSPGSSGPGAAGDPPAGGGGGGGGGRAGQGPGPGQQPPPPPPPQDGNQSQEPSLPPLAAAPPSVLLQQPSSATQSPTPSRTQTRKPPPIEKTSLTAAGARSIVPASRGGNEWNLGKDGIVPSDITPYLPVIPVFIGISAMTYLLWKYFFLEVLDECQKGDLHSTKEDFFEILVQEFMGSEFIKEANVPKIPGLGNEDFVPKEPVQVQIPGFREEDFLPKRDVLKEGVPVEDVPKVQIQSSGSDSGF from the exons ATGGGAGAAGTATCAAAGTGGACTACGGAAATGTTAGGAGAAATGATGAGCGGAAATAATCAGGGAATTGGTGAAGAGAAATGTCagaatattaaaataaatggaagaagagtaacgaaggaggaaaagaaggtgtGTGAGTTTATTGTACAGAACTTATGGAACATGAAATTAATGAGTACTGGTCCATGTGAAAACAGAAGTGCTGCTGACAAAATGAGGGACTATGTTCACTGTGCAGTAATGAAGGCGTGGTCTTATTTGTACCTACAAGATCATTGTGATAAGGGGCATGTTATTCAGAAGGCATTTgatgaaatgaagaaattgagCGAAACACTTGGTACTATGGGGAAGGTAGGCCAAGGATTCAATACTGGGGTTCAGTGTAAAGAATGTGATTATAGTGAAGTGCTGGAACCTATGAAAATATTAAGCAATTTCAGTTTGCTAGGAACTATTCTTGGTGCTATAAGAAGTAAGAAGGAAGTTATGACACTAATAAATAAGGAGCCACCGCAGGAACAATGTACACCAGAACAGAAGAATGCTGCATCGGAATTAGTAGCAAATCTTATGAAAAATAGTGGTTACGTGACTACTGGGTTACCATTGAAGGTAGCTCAGGCAACCACCCCGGAAACTAAGTTCAAATATgattttttgttaaaatggaTATTGGCAAGGGGTGACCCAAgtttgaataaaataaat AATGCGATATGGATTGAATTGTATACAGTATTTAAGGAcatgatgaaaaatatagatAGGGATGGGTTTAATGATAAAGGGTACTGTTCCGAGAGAAACTGGGACAGTAAAACTAAAGAgttatgtaaaattttattaagaCTATTCTTCTGGATGGATGGATtaaagcaaaaatgggaagggaaaacaGGCGATGAAAGAGGATACTTCTATTGGGACAAAAGGAATGATAATGAAATTACACCAAAAGATTGGAAACTCCAATCCTATTATAGATGTTTAGTTGGAAAAGTAACTATGATGAGCATGTTAGGCACACATTGCAGGATGGAAAAAGTATTACCAATAGTTACAGGTGGTGTGGGAGGGATGAGGATGGTTAAGAGTAGTGGGAAGGGGAATGAACTGTGTAGGGGATTGAATCTCcggaatttaaaaatgggaagaaggtTAATATGGAGAGAAGTACTGCAATGGATAAATGACTATAAGAGGGAAGAGCCAGATCTTGGAATGGATTTACACGTAGTACAGGCAGGAAAAACTACACTGCACAGAATAAGGGACGAAGGACAAGATGAGAAATATTGCCCACACGAGAAGAAAATCGAGAGGGAAACATTAAAACAATTAGAAATAAGAGCAGACAGCGATGAAGACCTGTCTCTAGAGGAAGAGAATGAACCTTTGGACAAGTCTGCTCTGGAAGGACTACTGCAGAAAGCAAAGGAACTGCAGAGCCAGGGGCAGGATGCAATGGCGAAACAATTAGACCAGTCCTTAAAGGCATTATCAGTAAAATCAAGGACTAGGGCACCAGCAATACAGCAGAAAG GTGAAGACTGTAAGGGTAAAACTGACCTATGTAATCGCGTAAATTGTGTATCAGATAAGTGGCACCAGAATAGAGATCATAATAACGGAGTGAAATGG AGTAATATGGAGAGTGATATTAACAAGGAGGCCGAAAAAATGTTTGACTATATATCTAATAAGAACGCAGATATGGAAACTCATTGCAAGGGACTTTCACAGCCAAATAGTAGAATAGTCACTGACCCAGAGAAAAAAGCATGCCAATACATCACTTCGGGGTTgaagtacatatatgaaatTGAAATAGATCAGGATGATTTGAAAGataagggaggaaagaagaaagagagtGACGGagagaggaagaggaaggctGCCGATAACAGGGATTTTAAGCAAACTATGTCCTGTCTGCTCCTAAACGCCTATGCGGATAAGTTGCAAGAGAAGGTTACCTCTCCCTGTACGGTCGATGAGGCTACAATAAGGCAAGcatttggggaaggaaataagcATCATACAAAGTGGTGCAAAGATAAGAGTAATGGTTGTGAAATATGCAACTGGgatgagaaatataaaaattgtaaaataaTCAATGGCAAAAACGAAGGAGTAGAGCCTAAGTTGAATTCCTTGTTCCagaataatgaaaaaaaaaataaattagaTAAAGCTATGAGTGATATAAGTACCTTATGCAATCGTGCACAATGTGTAACAACACAAAGGACCAGGGACAAAAGGAAAGCgaggggaaaaacgaaaagggtGGTTTGGGAG AAGAACATTTGGGAAGAGGGGGACGTGGAGAAAATATTGAAAGACCTTTCTGAAGCTATAAGCAAGGAAAATGGAATCGATGAAAGTTTATGTAAGGacactgaaaaaaaaggtagtaCAGCTTCGgacacagaaaagaaggcaTGTAATTACATTATGAGGGGGTTAAAACATACATATGGTATTGAGAAATATGGAGGCGGCACAAATAATGAACCAGAGAACAACAGAAAATTTGATCAAACTATGTCTTGTGCAGCATTAAATGTTTATGCAGATATGCTTATAGAAAAAACAGCGGGGCATGCGTGCCCCATcttagaggaaaaaatacaaaaaatgttcgaaaaaggaaatactAAGAAGGAGGACTGGTGTGTGGATAAGGAAACTGGTAAGAGTAATAATTGTGATGAATGCAAAAGACAAAAGTGTGAAAATGCCAAGATAGGAGGAAAGAACCTATGGAATGAAATGAAAGAGAAGCTGCTAAATGGGAAGGATAAGagcaaaatagaagaaaatcTGTCTACTATAACTACTTTATGTAAGCTGAGTGCGCAATCGGAGGCTGCTGCAAAACCCGTTGACCACCAACCAGCATCACCTCCAAATGCAGAGGGATCAGGTAAAAGTGAAACTTCACAAAGTAGTCCAGGTAATTCTCAAAGTAAAAGTATCAAAATTAAGCATGAATATGATGACCCCAGGGAACTCATCACTCTCTTGGATGAATTGGACAATCAACCTAATAATCCTCATCCAGATGATGATAAGAGTGATGACTACTTGAATAAAGGTACTTGGGGAGAACCAGGTAGTAGTATGGGTACTGTTTCTGTACATAAAATTTCTACCACTACCACTTCAGGTCCAGATACAACAGTTGACCCTaagaatccaggttcttccagTCCAAGTGCTACTGGTACTGAAAACACTCAAG GCGCTAACGACTCAACTAAACAAGTTCAAACCAACGAGAATATTAATACTCTAAAACCCGACGACCACATAGCCAATGTTAATAAGAATAACCCTCCCAATTCAAAACCCAACACAGATACTGATCAAAGCAGTGAATCTGGACAAACTAACCAGGATGGTCCCTCAAAAGGTCCGGATTATAGTGTCTCTGAAAATTCAG CCGAAGTTAGTAACAAGATCGACCTTTCCgacctccttaccccataccttcctaccattccccTTCTAATGGGTATTTCAATTACAACCTACttactttggaag tatttTGCCTTTCTTggtaagggaagaaaacgtCACAGGAGAGCTCCTCAAATACGTggtccctccttagaacagcagattgttgaccatgtggaccaacctggtccac aagtcttagacgaatgtcaaagggGGGATGTGGCATTAACGAAggaggacttttttgaaattttggttcaagaatttatgggaagcgaatttataaaaggagaaaatgttcctaaggaagatgttcctaaggaaggtgttcctaaggaacaggttccaagttcagattccgggtttagggaagaagactttggtcttaaggaagaagtttatagggaagaagttcctaaggaaagtgttccatgttcagattccgg AGGGAAT GGGTCACCACCGAAACAACATCAGAAGAAACGTGGGGATAACATGACAACAGCAGGATCGAATGTGGCGGATGCAGCCGCCATGCGGcagcaaaaatttttcactacattattaacaaaatggatcATGGCAAAGGGAATGGTTCCGTCGAAGTTGGAAAACTTTAAG GGGGATGAAGCCGaacaaggggaaaggaaacgGGAACAAGGGGGcgaaccggacaaggggttCAACCGGACAAGGGAGGAGAGGAACCGgaacaagggggggaaggaaacggGACAACCCGAGTCTAACCGGATAACGGGGGACATCAAA ACCGCAATATGGGTAGAGTTCGAGAAATTCTGGAAAGACATGATGTTTAATATACTGGATGATGGGGAAGAGGATAAAGAAATGTGTACCACTTTCGGCGAAAATGAGGAGAGGGAAAAGGAGTTATGCAGAATTCTAGCAAGAATGTTTCTTTGGATGGATGGATTAAAGCTAGGACGTAACGAGGCCGGAGGACAGGATAAGTTCCGATGGGTACAAAGAGGagaggaagacgaaaaactggaagaaaaggaactgaACTCTTATTTAAGATGTTTAATTGGAAAAGTTACTATGGTAAAAATGTTGGGAAAACATTGTCTGTTAAGGGAAGTAGCAAAAACCGTTGCAGGaggtagggaaaaaatgaggcaAAAGAAGGGTCTTGGGCAGGGGAATCAATTCTGTAAGAACGTGGATTTCGGAAGTTTAAAATTGGGGAACAGGTTCATGTGGGGGGAAATTGAGAAGTGGATAGATGGCTATGAGAGGACAGACGATTATGGTTTTGGGTTATCGCTAGTAGATAAAGGAAACAgcaaattgcacaaaataaGTGGCGAAGTAAAAGACAGTAGCATTTGCcaagaggaaggggaattgGACCAAACAACCTTAAAGAATTTAGAAATAACTGTCTCCAACGACGATAGTAAAGACCTGTCTCTAGAGGACGACAAGGACACTAAAACTTCGGGGAAGGTGGAGTTGGAGGAATTAGTAGAGAAGGTCCAAGATGCAGCGC gTGAGAACTGTAAGGAAAAGAGTGACTTATGTGAGAAGGCAAAGTGCGTAGCAAAGAAATTGAAGACGAAGACACCAGGGAAAAGTGAG AATGAAGTATGGGATGACATTAACACGGAGGCCACAAATATGTTTGAGAAAATATCTCAGGATGGCAGCAAAACTGTGCCACCGTACTGTATTGATTCAAAGCCAACTAGTAGAATTGTCACTGACCCAGAGGAAAGGGCATGCCAATACATCACTTCAGGATTACAGTACATTTACGATATTCCGGAAGATGGAGACGAAGCACACAAGAAAGAGAACAGAGCGCTCAAACAAACTATGTTATGCTTTGTTTTGAACGCTTATGCAGATATGCTGAAAAAGGAGGTGAAATCTCCCTGTGAGGTCAGTGAGGAAACAATACAACAAGCATTCACTCAAGGGAATAACCAGTTTAAtaaggggtgtaaggaaaaaaagcaggatGGTACGGGTTATTGTGTTAAGTGTGAAAGGGATACAAATTATGCAAAGTGCGAAGTAAGTGAGAAGAAACTGTGGGATGAAATGAAAGAGAAGCTGTTcaatgggaaggaaaggagtgaAATACAACAAACTCTAACTACTATAAGTTCTCTAAGTAACTTATGTCACCGTTCACAATGTGTAATAACACAATGGTCCAGGGACAATTCAACGACGGAAAATAGGAAGTGGGAG ACAGACAGTTGGAACGACATCAAGGATAGGATCAAGCCACTTGCGGACTCCATGTCTAAGGCAATAGAAAATGAGCATCAATACTGCAATGGTATGGTAGGGAAGAACAAGGAAGTATGCCAATACATTGCTAGAGGATtgcaacatatatacaacattcaaggagaagggaaggatggGGATAAAGGTGAACACCAACAAAATTACAGATTATTTAAACAAACTATGGCCTGTCTAATATTAAATGAATATGGAAATCTCCTTAAGGAAAAATCTTGTATCGACGGAAGTACCTTAGAAAATGCCTTTAATATCAATGGGGGGCTTCACGAAACTGCGTGCAAggacaaaaataataaatgtattCAATGTAAGTGGGACACAtgttcaaattttaaaattggaGATAAGGACATCGACcggccaaaaataaaaaaggaactcga GAATATGAAAGAATCGAATACGAGGCACATT gGTATATTTTGGAATAATGACGTCAACAATCAATTGAAAAGTCTTTCTGAAGACATGCTCAAGAATAAAGACAGTGTTGACAGTGATTGTAATAGGATTCCAGGGTTAGATAATGCAAACAGGGAGGCTTGCAGGTTCATTACTGCAGGtttaaagcatatttatGAGATTAAAAGAGGTAGACCGCAGCCGGGGAAtgacaaagaaaaggaggaaaggaaggtagaCGATAACCTCATATTCCATCGAACTGCGTCCTGTGTCTTATTAAATGCATTTGCGGATAGAATGATAGACCAAACGAAGGGTCAGCCGTGCCCCGtcacagaagaagaaataaaaaaaatgtttaatgaAGGAAATACAAATAAGGAAGATTGGTGTAAGGGTACGTATGCTAATGGTGGAAAGATGGAATGTGAAGTATGTGAAAGGGTACCAAACTTAAGTTGTGAAATAGgcaataagaaggaatacaatgtaaaaaacaaagtggaTGAAATGTTCAATGataaggggaagaatgtGGAATCACAGAATGTTCTAACTACTGTAAATTCTATAAATAATGCATTATGTGCACGTGCAAACTGTGTAACAATTAATTGGTTTAAGGACAGAGACGAGGGAGGTGGCAAACAGAACTGG TGTACATATTGGGATACGGACTTCAAGAATAGACTGATGGAACTGTCTAAGGATATGACTGATAGTACTAAATCTATGGACGATGAGTGTAAAGCCTTTCAGGGGAAAGGTGGGTCAGATGATGATGCTAATAAAAAAGCATGTCAGTTAATTACTGCAggattaaaacatatatatggcaTTCAGAAGACTGCAGTAAAAGAAACAGACCAAACGAAGAAGGACAAGGCAGAAAAGAAGGCTGTACATAATGTGCAGTTTGAGCAAGTTATGAAGTGCATTTTACTGAATACATACACAAACaaaataacacaaaaatgtacgacggtgcaggaagaaaaaataaaaataatgtttgATAAAGGTAATGCAAAGATGGTTGAATGGTGTAAGGGTAAGGGTCCGAATGGTACGGGTGATTGTATAAAGTGTGAAAGGGAACTTACCTTAGATTGCACATTAAACGTGGATAGTAACCTATGGAGACCAGATAATAGTTGCGACATtgacaaagaaaaagtaaaggaaaaagtggaagaattgATCGAAGGGAATAATAGTAAAGTAGATAAGCcggaccaaaaaaaaataaaggatgcTCTGTCTGCTATAACTGACATATGTCCAGTCAAACCTGCTACAGCAGCAAAACCTGTTGCTGCCAAACCAGCAGCAGTACGACCTTCTGCCGCAGGCactggaacctggaatccaggttcatCCAGTaccggttctacaggaaactggaacccaggttcttctggtaccggttccactggaacttggaatccaggttcttctggttccggttctactggaacttggaacccaggttcttctggttccggttctactggaacttggaacccaggttcttctggacaCGGCAGTACTGGCATccagaacactggtagtcctAGACCAggttctacgggaacttggaatccaggttcttctagTCCTGGTAGTACTGGACACCAATCTCCTGGTTCCTCCGGACCCGGCGCTGCAGGTGATCCTCCTGCTGGAGGTGGTGGGGGTGGAGGGGGCGGACGAGCAGGACAGGGACCTGGTCCAGGACAACAACCTCCccctccaccaccaccccaaGACGGTAACCAATCCCAAGAACCATCTCTACCACCCCTAGCAGCTGCTCCACCATCGGTACTACTACAGCAACCATCATCAGCAACACAGTCACCAACACCATCACGAACACAAACAAGAAAGCCACCACCAATAGAAAAAACATCATTAACAGCGGCAGGGGCAAGAAGTATAGTACCCGCTTCTAGAGGGGGGAATGAATGGAATTTAGGGAAAGACGGGATCGTCCCTTCTGAtattaccccataccttcctgtAATCCCTGTCTTTATTGGTATTTCTGCTATGAcctatctcctttggaag tattttttcctcg aagtcttagacgaatgtcaaaagggggacctgcattcgacgaaggaagacttttttgaaattttggttcaagaatttatgggttctgaattcataaaagaagcaaatgttcctaag attccgggtttagggaatgaagactttgttcctaaggaacctgtccaagttcagattccgggttttagggaggaagactttcttcctaagagagatgttcttaaggaaggtgttcctgtggaagatgttcctaaggtaCAGATTCAAAGTTCaggttcagattccgggttttag